In Plasmodium brasilianum strain Bolivian I chromosome Unknown PB_00_01, whole genome shotgun sequence, one genomic interval encodes:
- a CDS encoding uncharacterized protein (Plasmodium exported protein (PHIST)), whose product MSSYCSDRRTRFLFLKIPVTLNSMIRKNSFASTLEESKKKKVNKRNMSNNLVFLSIFNILLFGLLFRLEQQDKDFKESTESFKAAFSNFIGSRKLSDRFFGKTVDNENGNLEEEEDIVLNNKLELKEHKNYYVPLNYINNNLSETFEDTPNYETVRKNEKQKKKIINNCDYEHYDVDNLEYLSELTEDDVNKRIISLGEYVDVKDMFVLWNYTNGFERIKYINMQKNIIQYCEDLATITNIPRKVKTEEWTKVYYFMKDELFYKEREFYKEFYDFLQNGPCQTKVFVQFINDMKLEWRNFRRGINSVCMEMINSEFNCY is encoded by the exons atgtcATCATATTGTAGTGATAGAAGAACGAGGTTTCTTTTTCTAAAGATACCTGTAACGTTAAATAGTATGATTAGAAAAAACTCTTTTGCAAGCACTTTAGAGgagagtaaaaaaaaaaaggttaataaaaggaatatGAGTAATAATTTAGTATTTCTAtctatttttaacatattgCTTTTTGGGTTATTATTTCGTTTAGAACAACAG GATAAAGATTTCAAGGAAAGCACTGAAAGTTTCAAAGCAGCGTTTAGCAATTTCATTGGTTCAAGGAAACTGTCTGATAgattttttggaaaaactGTGGATAACGAAAATGGTAACTTAGAAGAAGAGGAGGACATAGTGTTAAATAATAAGTTAGAATTAaaagaacataaaaattactatgtgccattaaattatataaataataatcttAGTGAAACGTTTGAAGATACACCGAATTATGAAACTgttagaaaaaatgaaaaacaaaaaaaaaaaattataaataattgtgATTATGAACATTACGATGTAGATAATTTAGAATATCTTAGTGAGCTAACAGAAGATgatgtaaataaaagaataataagtTTAGGCGAATATGTAGATGTTAAAGATATGTTTGTATTATGGAATTATACTAATGGTTTTgagagaataaaatatattaacatgcAGAAAAACATAATACAATATTGTGAAGATTTAGCAACTATTACTAATATACcaagaaaagtaaaaactGAAGAATGGACaaaagtttattattttatgaaagaTGAACTTTTCTATAAAGAACGAGAATTCTATAAGGAATTTTATGATTTCCTTCAAAATGGTCCTTGTCAGACTAAAGTATTTGTTcaatttataaatgatatgAAACTCGAATGGAGGAATTTTAGGAGGGGCATTAATAGTGTATGTATGGAGATGATAAATTCGGAGTTCAATTGCTACTAA
- a CDS encoding uncharacterized protein (Plasmodium exported protein (PHIST)) — MIFCYKNFSLLRKEFIQSNKKISKNNFTSSLERGKGKKIIKKSIRNKFIHLKLSEVLFVLLFFILQNKHIYESCVCTKLEGNKRGSRKLSNCIRKINRLCTRIKEDVKHKGIFKYLESKNIKGDDNEKDKICTPMDSKKINENGSKIFKTNKSTSNLKRIPFGYRGSDEAEKLTEEEIGEKINNLGDLVSVKEMYTIWNYVHNNEKKVYIKMQQAIRTYCEYLASIYGVPNKMKNEEYMKACKKMTYKFLEKEKKLRKNFYDLLKNGAVDRAKFISFIFETKKIWCINRNKMKNFWNIMLTKKSKRFWNDITQFRKVRAGM; from the exons ATGATATTTTGTTACAAAAACTTTTCTCTATTGCGAAAAGAATTTATACAGtctaataagaaaattagcaaaaataattttacatctTCTTTAGAaagaggaaaaggaaaaaaaattattaaaaagagtATTAGAAATAAGTTTATACATCTAAAGTTGAGTGAAGTGCTCTTTGTTCTTCTGTTTTTTATACTACAA aacaaacatatatacgaAAGTTGTGTATGCACCAAATTAGAAGGAAATAAAAGAGGCTCAAGGAAATTATCAAATTgtataaggaaaataaatcGGCTATGTACAAGAATTAAGGAGGATGTAAAACATAAAGGAATATTCAAATATCTTgaatcaaaaaatattaaaggtGATGATAATGAAAAGGACAAGATATGTACTCCTATGGATAGTAAAAAGATAAACGAAAATGgtagtaaaatatttaaaacgAATAAATCGACaagtaatttaaaaagaattccATTCGGTTATAGAGGTTCTGACGAAGCTGAGAAGTTAACAGAAGAAGAAATtggagaaaaaataaataatttaggaGATTTGGTAAGTGTTAAGGAAATGTATACTATATGgaattatgtacataacaatgaaaaaaaagtgtatatCAAAATGCAGCAGGCTATTAGAACGTATTGTGAATATTTAGCATCTATATATGGTGTAccaaataaaatgaaaaatgaagaatatatGAAAGCCTGCAAAAAGATGACTTACaaatttttggaaaaagaaaaaaagctTCGCAAGAATTTTTATGATCTCCTTAAAAACGGAGCAGTTGATCGTGCGAAAtttattagttttatttttgaaacaaaaaaaatatggtgtataaataggaataaaatgaagaattttTGGAATATTATGTTAACTAAAAAGTCAAAGCGATTTTGGAATGATATTACGCAGTTCAGGAAGGTACGTGCAGGAATGTGA
- a CDS encoding uncharacterized protein (Plasmodium exported protein (PHIST)): protein MMRNFFFSRPFNYTLLCQVLLFFLLQIKHINDHIVAVKSYHSDVCSRNLAHYNPLKFYELQISSSEDENENDDEDEDQVDDGNKGDNVNKGDDGNKGDDGNNGDDGNKGDDGNNNNVDELLFSKEQHVYPSYYDNRNYMTFDGASRVYDVPYNKYFKMACKNTGSRRKNSFGRKNDHLILHLLEKYIAKRIKNLGEYADEGEMSIIWNYVHKHEKKKYYKMRKKLMKYYKCLAFVCDIPKDVERRIWLKITEYMSRIFLRYDKNFCKIVYIYLEDGRAERWRFMEFINKYRVTHIKFRMIMYNYWKDKINKNFEAYQERCKQMGLKTRRIC from the exons ATGATgagaaattttttcttttcaagaccttttaattatacattattatgtcaagttttattattttttttactacaa attaaacatataaatgatCATATTGTAGCTGTAAAGTCATATCACAGCGATGTATGCTCAAGGAATTTAGCCCATTACAACCCCTTGAAATTCTATGAATTACAAATAAGCTCTTCCGAGGATGAGAATGAGAATGATGACGAGGATGAAGACCAGGTTGATGATGGCAATAAAGGTGATAATGTCAATAAAGGTGATGATGGCAATAAAGGTGATGATGGTAACAATGGCGATGATGGCAATAAAGGTGATGAtggtaacaataacaatgttgatgaattattatttagtaaAGAACAACATGTATACCCTAGCTACTACGATAACAGAAATTATATGACATTTGATGGTGCTTCGAGGGTGTATGATGTaccatataataaatactttAAAATGGCATGTAAGAACACTGGTAGTAGGAGAAAAAACTCATTTGGACGTAAAAATgatcatttaattttacatttgttGGAGAAGTATATAgcaaaaaggataaaaaatcTAGGTGAATATGCTGATGAAGGGGAGATGTCTATTATATGGAATTATGTCCATAAGCatgagaaaaagaaatattataaaatgaggaaaaagttgatgaaatattataaatgtttagCTTTTGTATGTGATATTCCGAAGGATGTTGAGAGGCGTATATGGTTGAAAATTACGGAATACATGTCACGTATATTTTTACGTTACGATAAAAACTTTTGTAAAATTGTGTATATTTACTTAGAAGATGGTAGAGCTGAGCGCTGGAGGTTTATGGagtttataaataaatacagaGTAACACATATCAAATTCAGAATGATAATGTATAATTACTGGaaggataaaataaataaaaattttgaggCCTATCAAGAGAGGTGTAAGCAAATGGGGTTGAAAACTAGGCGCATTTGTTAA
- a CDS encoding uncharacterized protein (Plasmodium exported protein), producing the protein MCTYECVTPEMNLCNKRNLRNLSELILKKLEQFIEFNDQRLLEVTRDMRVPKTSGTVDEDEKTKFMMRQYERGNISYCNNCGNCNNCSNSRNSKNVDNSCEDKDNKRIDEEEKQDSIESELLYDWQNFEELTEEEFNKRIINLRGYIDHNEMFVLWNYVYNKGKKKYLNLKEELWKICEKLLMQYDISEDYIMREWKKLNTYLKDELMKKQRDDFMELKMFIDSNDNLRWEYVAFIIDKNQSWDVIKHMTKDKLQNKLVESFEKYADQAQEREIEKTPKTGARSGSANNNNDEREILVSNVL; encoded by the coding sequence ATGTGTACGTATGAATGTGTAACACCGGAAATGAATTTATGTAACAAGAGAAACTTGAGAAACCTATCAGAGTTAATTCTTAAAAAGCTAGAGCAGTTTATTGAATTTAATGACCAAAGGTTGTTAGAAGTTACGAGAGACATGAGGGTGCCAAAAACTTCTGGAACTGTGGATGAGGATGAAAAAACCAAGTTCATGATGAGACAATACGAAAGGGGGAATATCAGCTACTGTAACAACTGCGGTAACTGTAATAACTGCAGCAATAGCAGGAACAGTAAAAATGTAGACAACAGCTGTGAGGATAAAGATAACAAAAGGAtagatgaagaagaaaaacagGACTCTATCGAGTCCGAACTTTTGTATGATTGGCAAAATTTTGAAGAATTAACAGAGGAGGagtttaataaaagaattattaatttgaGGGGTTATATAGATCACAATGAGATGTTTGTTTTATggaattatgtatataataaggggaaaaaaaagtatttaaatttaaaggaAGAGTTATGGAAAATatgtgaaaaattattaatgcaATATGATATATCAGAAGATTATATTATGAgagaatggaaaaaattaaatacatatttaaaagatgaattaatgaaaaaacaaagagaTGATTTTAtggaattaaaaatgtttatagaCTCAAATGATAATCTTCGTTGGGAATATGTAGCATTTATAATAGATAAAAATCAATCATGGGATGTTATAAAACATATGACAAAAGATAAActgcaaaataaattagttgAAAGCTTTGAGAAATATGCAGATCAAGCTCAAGAGAGGGAAATTGAAAAAACTCCAAAAACTGGAGCTAGAAGTGGTTCAGCAAACAATAATAACGACGAACGTGAAATATTAGTGAGCaatgtattataa